The Anaerolineales bacterium genome contains a region encoding:
- a CDS encoding ABC transporter ATP-binding protein has product MGGRTLIETRGLSKVYGAGDTRVAALDGIHLRIDRGEFIAVMGPSGSGKSTLMYILGCLARPSSGEYLLDGEDAHNLDRRELADIRSRKIGFVFQSYNLLPRTTALRNVTLPLLYNRSRRMDPQARDEKARALLEQVGLGDRTHHQPHELSGGQQQRVAIARALVNDPVMIIADEPTGNLDTRSGDEVMRLLQDLHRKGVTIVMVTHNPRIAAEASREIHLSDGRIADIVENGKRGIRNGHN; this is encoded by the coding sequence ATGGGCGGCCGGACGCTGATCGAGACGCGCGGCCTCTCGAAGGTCTACGGCGCGGGCGATACGCGGGTGGCGGCGCTCGACGGCATCCACCTCCGGATCGACCGGGGCGAATTCATCGCGGTGATGGGTCCTTCCGGATCCGGCAAGAGCACTCTGATGTACATCCTCGGCTGCCTGGCCCGGCCCAGCTCGGGGGAATACCTGCTCGACGGCGAGGACGCGCACAACCTGGACCGGCGCGAGCTGGCGGACATCCGCAGCCGCAAGATCGGCTTCGTCTTCCAATCCTACAACCTTCTGCCGCGGACGACGGCCCTGCGCAACGTCACCCTGCCCCTGCTCTACAACCGCTCGCGGCGGATGGATCCCCAGGCCCGTGACGAAAAAGCCCGAGCGCTGCTGGAGCAGGTCGGCCTCGGCGACCGGACCCACCACCAACCGCACGAACTCTCCGGGGGACAGCAGCAGCGGGTGGCGATCGCCCGGGCGCTGGTCAACGACCCGGTGATGATCATCGCCGACGAGCCGACCGGCAACCTCGACACCCGCTCCGGCGACGAGGTGATGCGCCTGCTGCAGGACCTGCACCGCAAGGGCGTGACGATCGTGATGGTCACGCACAATCCGCGCATCGCAGCCGAAGCCTCGCGCGAGATTCATCT
- a CDS encoding HlyD family efflux transporter periplasmic adaptor subunit — MPTPVSTPASRSKALHRNILLTILGLLVIVGGVGAYARWKAVQTPAASQADALQTAVVQRGDLKIFASGTGTLIAGGEATFGFSESGTVAEVLVQVGDVVDAGQALARLDDASAQRQLLQAQRALAELTSPTAVAAAKLALAEAKVNLVNTKATLAYLISPDVLYWEEQVAAAEKALEQAKAEAAANPSEDADKKVAAAEQLLQVCINHLAQATLDYWNDYVPETFLTTVTEGRETKKQVVPPSEEDVAQARADYELAKQQLQEAEWYLAAITAGEIPEGATGAALAAFEQAQDDLAAAQESLAATTLCAPIHGTVMAVGFQTGDSAGSGATITVSNLDQPYTLEIYLDESDWGSIKAGYPVEVTFDLLPDKVYAGKVLSVDPGLTTSMNSSYIRAIVQLDASIGTDLPLGTGASVDVIGGRTEGALLIPVEALHEIEDGTYAVFVMENGEPRLRVVEIGLQDLVYVEVTSGLREGDVVTTGITETN, encoded by the coding sequence ATGCCAACACCCGTCAGTACCCCAGCCTCGCGCAGCAAGGCTCTTCATCGCAACATCCTCCTGACTATCCTCGGCCTCCTGGTCATCGTCGGCGGCGTCGGCGCCTACGCGCGCTGGAAGGCCGTCCAGACCCCGGCCGCCTCGCAGGCCGATGCGCTTCAAACCGCCGTGGTCCAACGGGGCGACCTGAAAATTTTCGCCAGCGGCACCGGAACACTGATCGCCGGCGGGGAAGCCACCTTCGGATTCTCCGAAAGCGGGACTGTCGCGGAAGTGCTGGTGCAGGTGGGCGACGTGGTCGACGCGGGCCAGGCGTTGGCGCGCCTGGACGACGCCTCCGCCCAGCGCCAACTCCTGCAAGCCCAGCGGGCGCTTGCGGAACTCACCTCGCCGACCGCCGTCGCCGCCGCGAAGCTGGCGCTGGCCGAGGCCAAAGTCAACCTGGTCAACACCAAAGCCACCCTGGCCTATCTGATCAGCCCGGACGTGCTGTATTGGGAAGAGCAGGTCGCGGCCGCGGAAAAGGCGCTCGAGCAGGCGAAGGCCGAAGCGGCCGCCAATCCGTCGGAGGATGCCGATAAGAAGGTGGCCGCCGCGGAACAGCTCCTGCAAGTGTGCATAAACCATCTGGCCCAGGCCACGCTGGACTATTGGAACGATTACGTTCCGGAGACCTTCCTGACGACGGTCACCGAAGGGCGCGAAACCAAGAAGCAGGTCGTCCCACCCTCGGAAGAGGACGTCGCCCAGGCGCGCGCGGACTACGAATTGGCCAAACAACAACTGCAGGAAGCCGAGTGGTACCTGGCCGCCATCACCGCCGGGGAGATCCCCGAAGGCGCTACGGGCGCCGCCCTCGCCGCCTTCGAACAGGCGCAGGACGATCTGGCCGCCGCCCAGGAAAGCCTCGCGGCGACGACCCTTTGCGCTCCCATCCACGGAACCGTCATGGCCGTCGGGTTTCAAACGGGCGACAGCGCGGGCTCCGGCGCCACGATAACCGTTTCGAACCTGGACCAGCCGTACACGCTGGAAATCTACCTCGACGAAAGCGACTGGGGCAGCATCAAGGCGGGATATCCCGTGGAAGTGACCTTCGACCTGCTGCCGGACAAGGTCTACGCCGGCAAGGTGCTCTCGGTGGATCCGGGCTTGACCACCTCGATGAATTCCTCCTACATCCGCGCCATCGTGCAGTTGGACGCGTCGATCGGGACGGACCTTCCCCTGGGGACCGGAGCCTCGGTCGATGTGATCGGCGGCCGGACGGAGGGCGCGCTGCTCATTCCGGTGGAAGCGCTGCACGAAATCGAAGACGGAACCTACGCGGTCTTCGTGATGGAAAACGGCGAGCCTCGGTTGCGCGTGGTGGAGATCGGCCTGCAGGACCTGGTGTACGTCGAAGTGACCTCGGGGCTGCGCGAAGGGGACGTGGTCACCACCGGCATCACGGAGACGAACTGA